A DNA window from Desulfovibrionales bacterium contains the following coding sequences:
- the carA gene encoding glutamine-hydrolyzing carbamoyl-phosphate synthase small subunit, whose protein sequence is MKALIALEDGRIFSGRAFAGRGEVCGEIVFNTSMTGYQEILTDPSYKGQIVTMTYPLIGNYGINSEDMESRQVQTEAFIVKEYQGVPSNWRSAQTLKDFLERYNVLGVEDVDTRALTRHIRLAGAMKGVISTEDLDPASLIKKAKDSPGLVGRDMVREVTCSAPYLWEDCPVEGASAPKGNALRVVALDYGIKFNILRCLKNSGCEVIVLPATASARDMLALEPDGIFLSNGPGDPAGIPGVVGTIRDLIGKKPIFGICLGHQLLGLAFGGKTYKLKFGHRGGNQPVKNLLTGRVEITAQNHGFCVDVSSLDEKEVEVTHVNLNDQTLEGMRHRHYPVFSVQYHPENAPGPHDAAYLFDQFVALMKERG, encoded by the coding sequence ATGAAGGCATTGATCGCACTCGAAGACGGCAGGATTTTTAGCGGACGGGCCTTTGCCGGCCGCGGGGAGGTCTGTGGCGAGATAGTCTTTAATACCAGCATGACCGGCTATCAGGAGATCCTGACCGACCCCTCCTATAAAGGTCAGATAGTCACCATGACTTACCCATTGATCGGCAACTATGGCATAAACAGCGAAGATATGGAGTCGCGCCAAGTTCAGACCGAGGCCTTTATTGTCAAAGAATACCAGGGCGTCCCCAGTAACTGGCGGTCCGCTCAGACCTTAAAAGACTTTCTGGAAAGATATAATGTGCTAGGCGTCGAAGACGTGGATACACGCGCCCTCACCAGGCACATACGGCTGGCCGGGGCCATGAAAGGGGTAATTTCCACGGAAGACCTTGATCCGGCATCCCTGATAAAAAAAGCCAAAGATTCACCCGGCCTGGTGGGCCGGGATATGGTCAGGGAAGTTACCTGCTCCGCCCCCTATCTCTGGGAAGACTGCCCGGTAGAAGGAGCGTCCGCGCCAAAAGGAAACGCCCTTCGGGTGGTAGCCCTGGATTACGGCATAAAATTCAACATCCTGCGCTGCCTGAAAAACAGCGGCTGTGAGGTAATAGTCCTCCCGGCCACAGCGAGCGCCCGTGATATGCTGGCCCTGGAACCGGACGGAATCTTTCTCTCCAATGGCCCGGGTGACCCGGCGGGCATACCCGGTGTAGTCGGGACCATACGCGATCTTATAGGCAAAAAGCCTATCTTTGGCATATGTCTGGGCCACCAGCTATTGGGTCTGGCCTTTGGCGGCAAAACCTATAAACTCAAGTTCGGCCACCGGGGAGGGAACCAGCCGGTAAAGAACCTGCTTACCGGACGAGTAGAGATCACGGCGCAGAATCACGGCTTCTGTGTGGACGTAAGCTCTTTAGATGAAAAAGAGGTAGAGGTCACCCACGTCAATCTGAACGACCAGACCCTGGAGGGAATGCGACACCGGCATTATCCTGTCTTCTCGGTACAATATCACCCGGAAAACGCCCCCGGCCCTCATGATGCCGCATATCTCTTCGATCAGTTTGTGGCCCTGATGAAAGAAAGAGGCTAA
- a CDS encoding 3-deoxy-D-manno-octulosonic acid transferase yields the protein MPWAYKIYDVLVSALFIPFFPLFLVYSLVTGKHRRGLWQRLGFYPASLKKKLQASPRRLWIHAVSVGEVRIAAALIASLREILPPDLLFVLSTVTEQGQQIAREKLGDQALCTFFPIDIGWVVGRALRLVSPEAVICLETELWPGFIYRAHRQGSKIILVNGRISTRSLARYQKIRSFMRPILERFDYLSMIREDDAKRILALGAERHKVVVQGNAKYDLLSRQAGPEVKDAMRKRLGITPDDIVFIAGSTHTGEEEIILQAYQFLQRKYPGMLLILAPRHIERVSGVESLLKKNGWGYTKWSNLASETRQSVILVDSIGDLFHLYSIGTIIFCGGSLIPYGGHNILEAAIWGKVVFYGPSMQDFLDAKILLESVMAGVEVQDARDLAGKAVWFLENPAELQARGMQGKKAVEANQGTAKRQALLIKEVLEGAGRKEAA from the coding sequence ATGCCCTGGGCATATAAAATTTATGACGTCTTAGTCAGCGCACTTTTCATTCCTTTCTTTCCCCTCTTTTTAGTTTATAGTCTGGTTACCGGCAAACACCGCCGGGGCCTTTGGCAACGCCTGGGATTCTACCCCGCTTCCTTAAAGAAAAAGCTACAGGCGAGCCCCCGTCGATTGTGGATTCACGCCGTCTCCGTGGGTGAAGTAAGGATAGCGGCTGCCTTAATAGCCTCTCTGAGGGAGATATTGCCTCCTGATTTATTATTTGTCCTCTCCACAGTTACTGAGCAGGGACAACAAATAGCCAGGGAAAAATTAGGGGATCAGGCCCTCTGTACCTTTTTCCCGATAGACATCGGCTGGGTAGTAGGCCGGGCCTTGCGGTTAGTCTCCCCGGAGGCCGTAATCTGCCTGGAAACAGAGCTTTGGCCGGGTTTTATTTACCGGGCACACCGCCAGGGCAGCAAAATTATACTGGTTAACGGACGTATATCGACGCGTTCCTTGGCCCGTTATCAAAAAATCAGGTCGTTTATGCGGCCTATCCTGGAAAGATTTGATTACTTAAGCATGATCCGGGAAGACGATGCCAAACGTATCCTGGCCTTGGGGGCAGAGAGACATAAGGTCGTGGTCCAGGGCAATGCCAAATATGACCTTCTATCCCGGCAGGCCGGACCGGAAGTTAAAGATGCTATGCGGAAACGGCTGGGGATTACGCCTGATGATATAGTCTTTATAGCCGGAAGCACCCATACGGGTGAAGAGGAGATCATCCTGCAGGCTTATCAATTCCTGCAAAGGAAATATCCGGGTATGCTGCTGATCCTCGCCCCACGGCATATAGAAAGGGTCTCCGGAGTCGAATCCCTGCTCAAGAAGAATGGATGGGGATATACCAAATGGAGTAACCTTGCCTCTGAGACAAGACAATCCGTCATCTTGGTGGATTCGATAGGGGATTTGTTCCATCTCTATAGCATAGGCACGATTATCTTCTGCGGCGGCAGTCTTATACCGTATGGAGGGCATAATATACTGGAGGCCGCCATCTGGGGGAAAGTGGTCTTCTACGGGCCGTCCATGCAGGATTTTCTGGATGCTAAAATCCTTCTCGAATCGGTTATGGCCGGCGTGGAAGTCCAGGATGCCCGCGATCTTGCCGGAAAAGCCGTCTGGTTTTTAGAAAATCCGGCCGAGTTGCAGGCGCGCGGGATGCAAGGGAAAAAGGCCGTGGAGGCCAATCAGGGAACGGCAAAGAGACAGGCCCTTCTCATCAAAGAAGTACTGGAAGGCGCTGGCCGTAAGGAAGCAGCATGA
- a CDS encoding M48 family metallopeptidase produces the protein MKPVQKLWLSRQVRNVCYVCLCMLLCACATAPFTGRSQLILIGEGEDTALGLKSYREIISESNLSRDEKLVSRVRSVGLRIAGAADRPEFEWEFNVIEDDKTANAFCLPGGKVAIYTGILPYTKDENGLATVISHEVAHAIARHGAERMTTTLIAQIGQEAMNIAISEKSAVAVQAANMAYGVGAQIGFILPFSRTHELEADRIGLILMARAGYDPGEAIAFWQRLSRVEKDRIPAFLSTHPADETRIRNIKEHLPEALRYYGKRLD, from the coding sequence ATGAAACCAGTGCAAAAGTTATGGCTGTCCAGGCAAGTGAGAAACGTATGCTATGTTTGTCTCTGTATGCTGCTTTGTGCGTGCGCGACCGCTCCGTTTACCGGACGTTCACAGCTCATATTGATCGGCGAAGGAGAAGATACGGCCCTCGGCCTTAAATCCTATCGAGAGATAATAAGTGAGTCTAACTTATCCCGGGATGAAAAATTAGTCAGCCGGGTAAGGAGTGTCGGACTACGTATTGCCGGGGCCGCAGACCGTCCTGAATTTGAATGGGAATTTAATGTCATCGAGGACGATAAGACGGCGAATGCCTTCTGTCTCCCCGGCGGTAAAGTCGCCATCTATACGGGCATACTGCCCTATACTAAAGACGAAAACGGACTGGCCACCGTGATAAGCCATGAGGTGGCCCACGCCATTGCCCGCCACGGGGCCGAACGTATGACCACCACCCTGATCGCCCAGATAGGACAGGAGGCCATGAATATCGCCATAAGCGAGAAAAGCGCTGTAGCCGTACAGGCCGCCAACATGGCCTACGGGGTAGGGGCGCAGATTGGGTTTATCCTGCCCTTCAGCCGCACGCATGAGCTGGAGGCCGACCGCATCGGCCTCATCCTGATGGCCCGGGCCGGGTATGATCCCGGAGAGGCCATAGCCTTCTGGCAACGCCTGTCTCGGGTGGAAAAAGACAGGATCCCGGCCTTCCTGTCCACCCATCCTGCTGATGAGACCCGTATTCGAAACATCAAGGAACACCTCCCTGAAGCCCTGCGCTACTACGGCAAAAGACTTGACTAA
- a CDS encoding sigma-54 dependent transcriptional regulator: protein MSDKSRILIVDDEEITLENLEHVLKKEGYEVAAVTSGVQALKHLEASPFDLVLTDLKMKKVDGMEILEKVKQRHPDTEVIMITGYATVSSAIEAMKKGAFHYVAKPFKLDEIRLVVARAVKKKRLQDENRELKHQLTIQGNAPLIIGKSKSILEIKRLIQQIAPSDCNVIITGESGTGKELVAQSIHHYSLRATKRFVAVNCGAFTEELLANELFGHEKEAFTGALSTKIGLLETANGGTVFLDEVGDMPPSMQVKLMRVIQEKEVIRLGGTNPIPIDVRFIAATNKDLKKTIEEGAFRQDLYYRLNVVSLQMPTLMERKEDIPLLTYYFLDKYARAGNKAAKDISLDVLEILTSYSYPGNVRELENIMERAVALAGQETIELKDLPFDLQQMEIHTFRRRENQLLTLKEREKEYIQWILQQMDGNKSRTAEVLGIDRVSLWRKLKKYGLE from the coding sequence TTGTCTGACAAGAGCCGAATACTGATCGTCGACGACGAGGAGATTACGCTCGAAAACCTGGAACATGTCCTCAAAAAGGAGGGATACGAGGTTGCCGCCGTGACCAGTGGGGTGCAGGCACTGAAACACCTCGAAGCTTCTCCCTTTGATCTGGTCCTCACAGACCTCAAGATGAAAAAGGTAGACGGCATGGAGATCCTCGAGAAGGTCAAACAGCGCCACCCGGATACCGAGGTGATCATGATCACCGGTTACGCTACGGTCTCTTCCGCCATCGAGGCCATGAAAAAGGGAGCCTTCCACTATGTTGCCAAGCCCTTCAAACTGGATGAGATACGTCTTGTTGTAGCGAGAGCGGTAAAAAAGAAACGGCTTCAGGACGAAAACAGGGAACTCAAACACCAGTTGACCATCCAGGGCAACGCGCCCTTGATCATCGGGAAAAGCAAGAGCATCCTGGAGATTAAACGTCTCATCCAGCAAATAGCCCCCTCCGATTGTAACGTAATCATTACCGGAGAAAGCGGAACCGGCAAGGAACTCGTCGCCCAGTCTATTCACCATTACAGTTTGCGGGCCACAAAGAGATTTGTGGCTGTCAATTGTGGGGCATTCACTGAAGAGCTCCTGGCCAATGAACTCTTTGGCCACGAAAAGGAGGCTTTTACGGGAGCCCTCTCTACCAAGATAGGGCTCCTGGAAACCGCCAACGGAGGAACGGTTTTCCTCGACGAAGTGGGTGATATGCCCCCGTCCATGCAGGTCAAACTGATGCGCGTCATCCAGGAAAAAGAAGTAATACGTCTTGGGGGTACAAACCCCATCCCTATAGATGTGAGGTTTATTGCGGCTACGAATAAGGACCTCAAAAAAACGATAGAGGAAGGAGCCTTTCGCCAGGATCTCTACTACCGTCTGAATGTCGTCTCCCTGCAGATGCCGACCTTGATGGAGAGGAAAGAAGATATTCCCCTCTTAACGTACTATTTTTTGGACAAATATGCGAGAGCCGGTAATAAAGCAGCGAAGGATATCTCTCTTGATGTCTTGGAAATCCTGACTAGCTATAGTTATCCGGGAAACGTGCGGGAGCTTGAGAATATCATGGAACGAGCAGTAGCCCTCGCCGGCCAGGAAACGATCGAGTTGAAAGACCTGCCCTTTGATTTGCAACAGATGGAAATCCATACCTTCAGAAGACGTGAAAACCAACTCTTGACTCTAAAAGAGAGGGAAAAAGAATATATTCAATGGATTCTTCAACAGATGGACGGCAACAAAAGCAGAACGGCAGAAGTGCTCGGCATAGACCGGGTATCCCTCTGGCGTAAGCTCAAGAAATATGGTCTTGAATGA
- a CDS encoding ATP-binding protein, which produces MHINLKLGQKIVCFLAVIIFMISAIEIAAYRSLQRFDKRLQFVEMADDLTKNILEMRRVEKNYFLYHDEASLVEALDYVHRIKDLSYNLRKEIMDLAGDKMFIAFKQDLNSYEHIVGNLLGEDPRNNGQANELRTTGRRLYEFTKGMARLERLEISSLLERYQKLSLGAIVFIVFFAAVSYSLVRRHIVKPLGQIEATTRKIANGDFSFVPEIKSHDEVGSCIETFNRMVKELKENQDMLVQTKKLASLGTLTSGVAHEINNPLNNISTSCQILIEELDSSDKDYLRKLLRNISVQADKARDLVRNLLEFSREKVFAVDRVRLRELVEDSLELVQSDLSSNVETSVQIADDIPDPMVDRSRLQQAFLNIILNAIHAMPDGGTLSVKARTEDGTVFIDISDTGVGIPPENLNKIFDPFFTTKEVGQGTGLGLSVSYGIVKKHGGRLTVKSKEGKGTIFTIALPLEQKKMEKAVV; this is translated from the coding sequence GTGCATATCAATCTCAAGCTGGGTCAGAAGATAGTCTGTTTCCTGGCAGTAATTATATTTATGATCTCTGCTATAGAAATCGCGGCATACAGGAGCCTCCAGCGGTTTGATAAAAGGCTGCAATTTGTAGAGATGGCCGATGATCTTACAAAGAATATACTTGAGATGCGAAGGGTTGAAAAAAATTACTTTTTGTACCATGACGAGGCAAGTCTTGTTGAGGCCCTGGATTATGTCCATCGTATTAAGGACCTCAGCTATAACCTGCGCAAAGAGATTATGGATCTGGCCGGAGACAAGATGTTTATAGCCTTTAAACAAGACCTGAACAGCTACGAACACATTGTAGGAAATCTACTCGGAGAAGATCCCCGTAATAATGGGCAGGCTAATGAATTGAGGACAACAGGCCGGCGACTTTATGAATTCACGAAGGGCATGGCACGCCTCGAACGGCTGGAAATCAGTTCGTTATTGGAACGATATCAAAAACTCTCCCTCGGAGCTATAGTATTTATTGTATTCTTTGCCGCTGTATCCTACTCTCTGGTTCGCCGTCACATCGTAAAACCGCTCGGCCAGATCGAGGCAACAACCCGCAAGATAGCCAACGGAGATTTCAGTTTTGTACCCGAGATCAAGTCACACGATGAGGTAGGCTCTTGCATAGAAACCTTTAATCGCATGGTCAAAGAGCTTAAGGAAAACCAGGACATGCTCGTACAGACCAAAAAGCTGGCTTCTCTGGGCACCCTGACCTCCGGAGTGGCCCATGAGATTAACAATCCCTTAAACAACATCTCCACGTCCTGTCAAATCCTTATCGAGGAGCTCGATTCTTCGGATAAGGATTATCTCCGCAAACTCTTGCGGAATATCAGTGTCCAGGCGGACAAGGCCAGAGATTTAGTCCGGAATCTCCTGGAATTTTCCCGGGAGAAGGTATTTGCAGTCGATCGCGTGCGATTAAGGGAACTAGTGGAAGACAGCCTTGAGCTTGTCCAGAGTGATCTCTCCAGTAATGTGGAGACCAGCGTCCAGATCGCGGATGATATCCCCGATCCCATGGTGGACAGGAGCCGCCTGCAACAGGCTTTTCTCAATATAATTCTGAATGCCATTCATGCCATGCCCGACGGCGGAACATTGTCTGTTAAGGCCCGTACCGAAGATGGTACGGTGTTTATTGATATCTCTGATACGGGGGTCGGCATTCCTCCGGAAAACCTAAATAAGATATTTGACCCGTTTTTCACCACCAAGGAAGTCGGTCAAGGTACCGGACTTGGCCTTTCGGTAAGCTATGGTATAGTAAAAAAACATGGGGGCCGCCTTACGGTAAAGAGTAAAGAGGGCAAGGGCACGATCTTCACCATCGCACTGCCCCTGGAACAGAAAAAAATGGAGAAAGCGGTTGTCTGA
- a CDS encoding ferredoxin yields the protein MAKEFYIAAEDCLACGSCAELCPDCFRFEEGAMEHAEVTGFDCPEEKVQEAMDNCPGQCIFWKE from the coding sequence ATGGCTAAGGAATTTTACATTGCGGCCGAGGACTGCTTGGCCTGCGGATCATGTGCGGAGCTGTGTCCTGATTGTTTTCGTTTTGAGGAAGGGGCTATGGAACATGCAGAGGTAACCGGTTTTGACTGCCCCGAAGAGAAGGTTCAGGAGGCCATGGATAATTGCCCCGGCCAATGTATCTTCTGGAAAGAATAA
- the nikR gene encoding nickel-responsive transcriptional regulator NikR yields MSDIIRFGISIPADLIASFDQFIAERHYTNRSEAIRDLIREKLVQREWAAKIKGKQVIGTITSVYDHHKRELLNKLTDLQHDFHEHIISSQHIHLDHHNCLEVIIVRGEAEKVRQLADKINALKGIKHSQLTMTTSGLDLK; encoded by the coding sequence ATGAGCGATATCATCCGGTTTGGAATATCCATCCCGGCCGATCTGATTGCCTCCTTCGATCAATTTATAGCGGAACGCCATTATACAAACCGTTCCGAGGCCATCCGCGACCTGATACGTGAAAAACTGGTACAACGGGAATGGGCTGCGAAGATCAAAGGCAAACAGGTAATCGGAACCATTACCTCTGTCTATGACCACCACAAACGGGAATTGCTGAATAAACTGACGGACCTGCAGCACGATTTCCATGAACATATCATCTCGTCGCAACATATTCATCTCGACCACCATAACTGTCTGGAGGTTATCATCGTCCGGGGTGAGGCGGAGAAGGTACGCCAACTGGCGGATAAGATTAACGCCCTTAAAGGCATTAAACATAGTCAATTAACCATGACCACATCCGGCCTGGATCTCAAATAA
- a CDS encoding HDOD domain-containing protein — MVKKQLTEWLKSGKDIPVLSCTATKVMKIAVDGATAQELAKAILESPALTAKVLRLVNSPFYGLSQKVSTIQHAIALLGFKMVCNLVLSISIVEAFALKKKGRFDHKRFCRDAFCSAVAADMIARECGCQEPEEVFVLGLLHDIGVLVMATYQPDLFDTVLAKKEASGQPMKAIEQEILGIDHTELGEIIAEHWCLPPAMSLTIRCHHNPDLMVSDHIHAQKLCRIIYLSDIMLEIFRGENGHRTAQFSREASRFFKFTQDQINSLLNSFVTRVKGLADVFEINASDIRDYYQILQEANTKLGKINIEYDVLVKKLHQEQEKLAIESARVQESEEKYRQLFENASDAIAILDPGGKLLEVNKKFFEMSGYSREEIAALSLQNLFSVHDVDNFLKSLGLLKKQGTLLKPLNLVAVTKEGNEQNIEVKLSCLCKDGSQTGFQAIIRDITHRKKEEEIRIQQEKLKAVIEMAGAAAHELAQPMTALLGITELLMLKITPENPNYQTINTIYKQVHKMAETTQKISRITRYIIKEFPGGIKIVDINEASKPSLNDSNKKTSFN, encoded by the coding sequence ATGGTAAAGAAACAACTGACCGAATGGCTTAAATCAGGAAAGGACATACCTGTTCTCTCATGTACAGCCACCAAAGTGATGAAAATAGCCGTGGACGGGGCTACCGCTCAGGAATTAGCCAAGGCCATCCTGGAATCGCCGGCCCTTACGGCCAAGGTCTTGCGCCTTGTTAACTCGCCCTTTTATGGCCTCTCACAAAAGGTTTCCACCATCCAGCACGCTATTGCCCTCCTGGGGTTCAAGATGGTCTGTAATCTGGTGCTGAGCATTTCCATCGTCGAGGCCTTTGCCTTGAAGAAAAAGGGGAGATTTGATCACAAGAGGTTTTGTCGCGATGCCTTTTGTTCGGCAGTAGCCGCAGATATGATTGCCCGCGAATGTGGTTGCCAGGAACCGGAAGAGGTCTTTGTGCTCGGGCTCTTACACGATATCGGAGTGCTGGTCATGGCTACCTATCAGCCTGACCTCTTTGATACGGTCTTAGCAAAAAAAGAGGCATCCGGACAGCCCATGAAGGCTATTGAGCAGGAAATTCTGGGCATCGATCATACAGAGTTGGGAGAAATCATCGCCGAGCACTGGTGCCTCCCTCCTGCCATGAGCCTTACTATAAGGTGTCACCATAATCCGGATCTGATGGTCAGTGACCACATCCACGCCCAAAAACTGTGTCGTATCATCTATCTCTCGGATATTATGCTGGAGATATTCAGGGGAGAAAACGGGCATAGAACAGCCCAATTCTCCCGGGAAGCAAGCCGCTTCTTTAAGTTCACCCAGGATCAGATAAATTCACTCCTGAATTCCTTTGTAACCAGGGTCAAGGGCCTGGCCGATGTTTTTGAGATCAATGCATCTGATATCAGGGACTATTATCAGATACTTCAGGAGGCGAATACTAAGCTCGGAAAGATTAACATAGAATATGATGTCTTAGTCAAAAAACTTCACCAGGAACAGGAAAAGCTGGCTATCGAATCGGCCCGGGTTCAGGAGTCGGAAGAGAAATACAGGCAACTCTTTGAAAATGCCTCTGATGCCATAGCCATTCTGGATCCCGGTGGAAAGCTGCTGGAAGTAAACAAGAAATTTTTTGAAATGTCGGGCTACAGCAGGGAAGAAATAGCCGCCCTATCCCTACAGAACCTGTTTTCCGTGCATGACGTGGATAACTTTTTGAAAAGTCTGGGTCTTCTAAAAAAACAGGGCACCCTTTTAAAGCCTCTCAACCTGGTTGCGGTGACAAAAGAAGGTAACGAGCAGAATATCGAGGTCAAGTTAAGCTGTCTATGTAAAGATGGCAGCCAGACCGGTTTTCAGGCCATTATACGAGATATAACTCATAGAAAAAAAGAAGAAGAGATAAGGATTCAGCAGGAAAAATTAAAGGCTGTAATAGAAATGGCCGGGGCTGCTGCCCATGAACTGGCTCAGCCCATGACCGCCCTTCTGGGGATAACGGAACTCTTAATGCTTAAGATAACGCCGGAAAATCCAAACTATCAGACTATAAACACCATCTACAAACAAGTACATAAAATGGCTGAAACGACACAAAAAATAAGCAGGATTACCAGATATATCATCAAAGAGTTCCCCGGAGGCATCAAGATAGTAGATATTAACGAGGCATCCAAACCCTCCCTGAACGATTCCAACAAAAAAACATCGTTTAATTAA
- a CDS encoding transketolase yields MKFKLDINKEALTVEEKKSLEVMWRNCARRIILSTTLAGSGHPGGSLSSLHLLIMLYSVIRHKPVDPRWPKRDRVVISMGHISPAAYSVLSEFGYFSEERFLLEFRKAGSPFAGHVEQGVPGIEWNTGNLGQGLSAAAAMALASKLKKQDNLVFCLMGDGEQQKGQVCEARRFAFKYQLSNLIAIVDRNRLQIGGDTQEVMPQNLRAEYKANGWNVIYLEDGHDVEDIFAALRKIKNSETENPHLPTAIIARTTMGKGVSFMENRSKYHGQTLGLEEAQKALGELGFADDPSLWMEKRKKNRILSPSTHYTPPLPSIDSSTPITYEAGKMTDNRSAYGAALLDLAKTNNVRGRCPKILGFSCDLEGSVKMDKFRDLCPEAFFEAGIQEHHAASIAGTISREGFISFFSTFGVFGVGETYNQHRLNDINETSLKLVCTHLGLDVGEDGPTHQCIDYIGLLYNLFNFSIFLPADPNQTDRIIRYVAANPGNHFVGMGRSKVPVITDKKGKPFFGPDYKFEPGKADWLRRGKDGCIISYGAMIPRALAATDILQEKYGLSVSLLNMASIKPLDRRSVIRAAQTGVLVTVEDHNVYTGLGKIAGDVLAEEGIKAHFAKLGVTGYGASGVPDDLYRMQGLDPVSIARTVKRLVRK; encoded by the coding sequence GTGAAATTTAAACTGGATATCAACAAGGAAGCCTTGACCGTAGAAGAAAAAAAATCTTTAGAAGTTATGTGGAGAAATTGCGCCCGGCGCATAATCCTGAGCACAACCTTGGCCGGCAGCGGACACCCGGGCGGGTCTCTTTCCTCGCTGCATTTATTAATCATGCTTTATTCCGTAATCAGACATAAACCCGTTGATCCACGCTGGCCTAAACGGGATCGCGTAGTAATCAGTATGGGCCACATATCACCCGCTGCCTACAGTGTCTTAAGTGAGTTTGGCTACTTTTCGGAGGAGCGCTTTTTACTCGAATTCCGCAAAGCCGGGTCGCCCTTTGCCGGACATGTGGAACAAGGCGTACCGGGAATAGAGTGGAATACCGGGAATCTGGGACAGGGGCTCTCCGCCGCCGCTGCCATGGCCCTGGCCTCTAAACTCAAAAAGCAGGACAATCTGGTCTTCTGCCTTATGGGTGATGGTGAGCAACAAAAGGGCCAGGTCTGCGAGGCCAGACGGTTTGCCTTCAAATATCAACTATCCAACCTTATCGCTATTGTTGACCGTAACAGGCTACAAATCGGCGGCGATACCCAGGAGGTCATGCCGCAAAACCTTCGTGCCGAATATAAGGCCAATGGATGGAATGTCATTTACCTGGAAGACGGTCATGATGTGGAGGATATCTTTGCCGCACTACGGAAGATCAAAAACAGCGAAACAGAAAATCCCCACCTGCCGACTGCAATTATTGCCCGCACCACAATGGGCAAGGGCGTCTCCTTTATGGAAAATCGCAGCAAGTACCACGGACAAACTCTGGGATTAGAAGAGGCGCAAAAGGCCTTGGGCGAGCTGGGCTTTGCCGACGATCCTTCCCTGTGGATGGAAAAAAGAAAGAAAAACCGAATCCTGTCCCCCTCAACCCACTATACGCCTCCCCTTCCGTCGATTGATAGCAGCACTCCCATAACTTATGAGGCCGGGAAGATGACCGACAACCGTTCTGCCTATGGAGCCGCCTTACTGGATCTGGCGAAGACCAACAATGTCCGCGGCCGCTGCCCAAAAATTCTGGGCTTTTCCTGTGACCTGGAGGGATCGGTCAAGATGGATAAGTTCCGCGACCTATGCCCGGAGGCCTTTTTTGAGGCCGGCATCCAGGAGCACCATGCGGCATCCATTGCCGGGACTATAAGCAGAGAAGGGTTTATCAGTTTCTTCAGCACCTTCGGGGTCTTTGGCGTGGGAGAGACATATAACCAGCATCGCTTAAATGACATAAACGAGACCTCCCTTAAACTCGTATGCACCCACCTGGGGCTGGACGTGGGTGAAGACGGGCCTACCCACCAGTGCATTGATTATATTGGACTTCTTTACAATCTCTTTAACTTTTCTATCTTTCTCCCCGCAGACCCGAACCAGACCGACCGGATTATCCGGTATGTGGCGGCTAATCCCGGGAATCACTTTGTCGGGATGGGGCGGTCCAAGGTACCGGTTATAACCGATAAAAAGGGCAAACCGTTCTTTGGCCCCGATTACAAGTTTGAACCGGGAAAGGCCGACTGGCTGCGCAGGGGTAAGGACGGCTGTATTATAAGCTACGGGGCCATGATCCCCCGTGCCCTGGCCGCAACAGACATCTTGCAGGAAAAATATGGCCTGTCTGTCAGCTTGCTCAATATGGCTTCTATCAAGCCCCTTGATCGGCGCAGCGTGATCAGGGCTGCACAAACCGGGGTCCTGGTAACCGTAGAAGACCATAATGTCTATACCGGCTTAGGTAAAATCGCAGGAGATGTCCTGGCTGAAGAAGGTATAAAAGCGCATTTCGCAAAATTAGGTGTAACCGGATATGGGGCATCGGGCGTTCCGGACGATTTATACCGTATGCAGGGATTGGATCCGGTCTCTATAGCCCGAACCGTTAAGCGCCTGGTTAGGAAGTAA